In Equus caballus isolate H_3958 breed thoroughbred chromosome 22, TB-T2T, whole genome shotgun sequence, the sequence GATTCTGAATAATTCACCCAAGCCACCACTGAGGAACCATGCCAGTACTGGGAACTGGGGAGGGGAGCTCAAGGCGGCTCCTAGGGCGTCCTCAGACACGGTCGTCGGCCACTACACTCTGGAACCCAGCCAGCTTGATTCTTGGCTGCCGTATCAAACTGTCAGACTTTGGGCAAGGCATGTCACGTCTCATGGAGTCTCGGGTTCCTCTCTGTCAAATGGGAGGGGTGACGGATGTGAAGTGTGGGAGCAGGAGCCAGCTCAGGGTGCGCACGCAGGAAGGGTTGGCAGGCCCCAGCAGGGAGAAGGAGCTGGGGCCACTCAAGGAGCAGTGCAGGTGAACCGTCCAAGCGAAGGTGGGGCGCTGGTAAGGCCGCGGTGGGGCTCTGGGCTCTGGTGAAGAGTAAGGTCTCTTCCGAGCTGTGTTCACATCTTAGTTTTCAACTTACTGCTCGGTAGTCATCGTGACTCCTGCTGTTGAATCAGTGGTTGAAGTAAGGTGGCGGACTTCGCACAGATCACTGCACAGGAGAGAAGAGGTTAAGACCATGTGGCGTCTGAGGAATGCCATGGCGCAGGGGGTCTGAGTGCCCTCTGCTCTCCGGGACAGTGCTGGAGCCAAGCCCTGCCGGCCGCGCGCAGAGGCCTGGGGCCTGATCGATGGAGGCATTTCAGAAATAACCTTGACGGTGTGTTGGAATGTGCCTGGAGGATCATGGAGTAgactttttttaatgctttttagcATTGCAAGCGTGGCATGTTAAGAATGACTTCTGGTAAATGCAAGGAAGTTTCTCCTGCTCGTTGAGGGAGACGGACTTGGGGCCGAGCAGAAGATGTTGATGCTGTTCGCGTGGCGGGGCCCGCGCAGCTGCTCAGAGGCTGTGATGTTAGGAGAAAGTGTTCGCGCTAGCAGACTTGGTCTCTAAAATGTCTGTTCTCAGACGTGTGTCTCTGTTCAAGCACAGGTCTGGAGTGAATTCCTGGAGAAAGAAGCAGGCAAGTGTGAGGGGAGTCTAAACAAGAGATAACCCACACCTTTTTAAGGACTAAAAGAAAGACTGAGCTTTTGgcatgttttcttattgagttttttaaaatatatttgtaagtgCTTTTCTTGctctagaaaatagaagaggcATTTCTCTCTTAAGATATTAAAGTATAAGGAGATCATTTCCTAAGGAGGAAAGGGTGGAATCGCTTAGTGTGATCCCATAAGTCATCCTCCCGTCATATGCGGGGGCCCCCGGGTCTGCAGGAACGTCCCAGGGTGTGGCGGGCTGGTGCGGGTTGAATGTGTGCATTCCTCGCTAGTGTTAGGTCATTGGTGTTTATCACAGGTATGGTGGCTGGTACAGTAGCTCGTTGTGGACCTTTGCCAAACGAAGGGAGACACTGTCGCTATTCAGGCCTCTGTGAAGCCTTTCGCCATCAGCTGCTCTCCAGGTGACCTGGGCACTGAGCTGGCCCTTGGCGGTGCCAGCAGGAGACCCTCAAAGCTGGCAAGGTGCCCGTGTGTGGGCTTCTTCCTGTGCCCACTTCACAGCTTGCAGCCGTTGCTTCCCCAGGGACTGGTTCCCACTTACCGTGCGCTCTTAGCTTGCGAGGGTCTGGGCTCCCCTTCTCCCGGTGAGCACTGCGTTCTGATCATTGCTCCTGGGGACTGCTGTGCCCCTGGGAGTGGGCTCTTAGAGGCTCAGAGTAAGGAGCGGAGCTGGAAACAGCACGAGAggccatttttctttctgcttccccGGGATCAGACCGGGCGAGGGGGAGAAACACTTGGGAACAAGGGCCGAGGTCCTCCTTTCAGAAGGTCCTGCAGTAGGCTCTgaacatgggctctggagtcaagCGAACTTAGATTTAAACTCCTGCTCCCCTACTTAATGGAAGGTTGGTCTCCGAGCCTCAGTGTCCTAATCTGGAAAGTGGGGACGACGGGCATACATGCCTCGAAGGGTTGGCGTGAGGCTCGGTGAGCTGCCATGCCCAGAGCTAGAACAAGATCAGCTCTCAGTGCGTGGGGCCAGTTGCTGCTGCTCTTGTCAACGTCCTCCTCCTTGTGGGCTATCTGTTCAGCGGGGCATTGAGGTACACGTGGCAGCCACCAGTCATTGGAGACTGAGTTGGTTACTTTGCCTAAAACAACAATCGTCTGAGATGTCCAGACGTAAGAGCCCTCAGTTCCCCAGAGTTGGTACACACACGCAGGTCCATTCTCAGTCACATGAAGCCGCCTTGTGCTTGGTGATAAGATTGTCGTGGGTGGCAGTGCATCATTTTGACTTGTGGGGCAGAGAGAAATCAGTTGTAACCATGAAGAGGGCAGAGGTGATTGAGACACTGGAGAAAAGAGGTGGGCGAGACTGTTCCATCCTAAAGGAAACGAAGCCAAGCAGGCCCAGCAGGAGCTCAGAGCCGGGCGCTCGGTGCTTGGTATGTGCTGACTAGATGTGTGACCCCTGGGAGAAGACCTGAGCATTGAAGCTGCTCGTGGAGATCGAGGGGCGGGGAGGCGTGTGGTGCTTCCTGCAATCACCAGTTAGGGACTAGTCATTTCTGTACAGGGGATTCTCTTAGAATCATCATgaggatttttctctttcagtctaAAGAAACTCGAGAAATCTTACATTTCCACTACACCACGTGGCCTGACTTTGGAGTCCCCGAATCACCAGCCTCGTTCCTGAACTTTCTCTTCAAAGTCCGTGAGTCAGGCTCCCTCAGCCTGGAGCATGGCCCCATCGTGGTGCACTGCAGCGCCGGCATCGGCAGGTCGGGGACCTTCTGCCTGGCTGACACCTGCCTCCTGCTGGTAAGGAGGCCCTGAAGGGTCGGGGAGGAGAAGGGATGCATGGGAGCCTCTGCTCTGGCCCGGCCACAGCTTCTCTGTTGTCTCTGCAGCAAACTGTCTTTGGTCTTCgctttttaaaacttccttccCATGAAAGTCGCATTGTTTGGCAGGATGCTCATCATTGTAAGGTGGAATCCAGGAAGATCCAGAGCGTCCCCTTCGCTCTCATTCTTTCCCCTGTGCTCAGTTGTCCCAATTTTGCTGCCTTTTCTCAGATTTTCTAGAATTCTGCCTGCCCCACTGTGACTTTTCCCAAGTAGAAAGCAGAGCACGCCTCCAGAACGTAGAAAGTCACATCGTCCATGAGAGGTAGAGCTGGCTGAAGTGTGTCTCCCCTCTGGCTTTCAGATGGACAAAAGGAAAGACCCTTCTTCTGTTGATATCAAGAAAGTTCTGTTAGAGATGAGGAGGTTCCGGATGGGCCTGATCCAGACAGCAGACCAGCTCCGCTTCTCCTACCTGGCTGTGATCGAAGGCGCCAAGTTCATCATGGGAGACGCTTCAGTGCAGGTCGGCATTGCTTCTACTTTCCTCCACGTGTGTTGATTTTAAACTTTTGTCTCTGGAGCAGGAGGCTGTCAGTTGTAAAAGTTCAAACACTCCTATGTCAGAGGAAATAGCTATGCTCTGTGTTTCAATAGCTAGAAAGTTGTGGAAATGTTCACCGTGTTCCAGTTTGTGCCTTTGAAGTGCTCACAGAGAGAGTGTTGGTGGGAAGAACAGACTTCATTTTCAGAAGATTTCCTCTTCCAAATATATGTCTGGAGACCCGAGAAGCAGAGAGAGCCACTCCCCAGGCTGTCGCCTCTTTTCACTGGAAGGGGAGTGGCTTTCCTGACGAATCAGCCAGACGTGAACAGTGACGGgactttctcttgctgcttttccAGGAGCAATGGAAGGAGCTCTCCCATGAGGACCTGGAGCCCCCACCTGAGCACGTCCCCCCACCTCCCCGGCCACCCAAACGAATCCTGGAGCCACATAATGGGAAATGCAAGGAATTCTTCCCAAACCACCAGTGGGTAAAGGAGGCGACCGAGGAGGATAAAGACGACGGCCCCATCCAAGAAGAAACCAGAACCCCCTTAAGTGTCCCCTGCAGCATGGAAAGGTAAGGTGAGAGGGTCCTGGCTTACTGGGGGCGAGGGGAAATGACCTCCTTTTCCAGAAACGTGTATTGATATCGAAACCCTGTGGACGCAGCCTCCTCTTGGCATGCAGTGCTTTTATGTCCTTGGGTAATGGGGCCCCTGCACCATCCTTCCCGTCCCCTGGCTGGAGAACCTAGGCGATCAAGCCACCTGTTGGCCCAGGAAGGTGCCGACTTCAGTGGGGGTCTAGCACCACCTTGCGGTGCTCCTTGGAATCAGGAGTGCGTCCAGGCTGATTGGATCTTCCCACCCAGTGATGACAGTGCCCGCCCCCAGGCTTCCAACCCATCCTGAAGCGGGATGTGCACGCTTGACCACACGCCTTCAGCTCCTAAAATGGTCCTTTTGGGAACTAAACCTTTTCACCTAGTTTTGACTAAATGATGGTCATTTTGCTTCCTCACAGTTTAACAAAGATTGTTGAGCATCTGTTGAGGCGTGTGAAATACTGAGGTCACTAGAACATGGCCCTGCTCAATGTTGTAGCCCCCCTGGTTGAAGGGAGACAGGAGACTATAGTCAGAGCCCGGGGACAGTGATGCAATGGAGGTGCATGCCCAGGCGGTGAGCCTTAGAGAAGAGTCACTGAACCTTCCCCAGTGCTTGAGGAAGGCTGCTGACAGGAGGGGCACCTTGGAAGCTTAAAGAAGGAGGGAGTCGGCTGAAACCTGAGACTGCGGAGGCGGTGCCCTTGGCCCTGCTCTCCGGAGGGCACTTTAACATGAGTGCACGTTTTGAGCCAGCATTCACGCACATTAGAAATTTAGCCTGCAGCAGTTCTCAAACAAGGGTGCCGAGATACGTAGAGGTGTTCCTTGTGGCATCATCTGTGATGGGGAAGGTTAGAAATGAGCCGATCGTGTATCCTGGGATTAGGTCCGTCATGCTCTCTCCCTCTGTTGGATATTCTGCAGCTGTTAAAGAACGGGATCTGGGTATATTGACATGGCTGGACGTTGGAGTTACAGAACGTGAGAAAGTGAATTACACGCGGCGTGTGCCCCGTTGGGTCCTCTGGTTCATTCCATCGTCAGAATCTCACCAGGCACCTCGCTAAATGCCGATGGCCAGGCCTCAGTCCTGACCCAGGAACCTAAGTCCCCAGGGTCCTTCGTGCCCCAGGTCCTTATCAGAGGAACACAGGATCTGGTTCTGGGGCTCGAGAGACACTTGTCCAGTGGGGCCTCCCAGAGCAGGTGCCATGTGATGTGACAGCTGAGCAGTGGCTTGGTGACCGTCCCCCAGTGAGACTGTGCCCAGCTTCCCAGGGCCTCTGTTGACTTTCTCAGGGTGGGCCTGTGTGCTCCATCCAAGGGCTTGCTGCGGGCCTAGGATGGGAGACAGGAGCTGGCAAATGACTTGGGTCACATTCGTGTCGCGTGTTCTTTCACGAGTGAGAGAACGGTGCCTTTCATGCTGTGTGTGAAGGTGGTGAATGGGGAAGTGCGTGGGTTTGGGAAGCTGGAGAGTGCCAGGAGAAATGGAGTTGTACCCAGAACCTAAGTGCCACTGGACACAGTGGGAGCCCATGTGCACAGGCCTCAGCTGCAGGGCGGGTGCTGAAGGTGAGGGCTTCCTGCAGCCTCCTGTCTGCTGCAGCCTGGCGCCTCGAGTGGTCCTGCCAGCCACACAGGAGGCTGCTGGGGTGGGAAGGCCTTGGAGGTGCACACGTGAGGCAGGACTTCCTGTGGCCAGGGCCTCCTTGGTGGAGACAAGGGTGGACAGGGGAAGGCCTggaggggtgggaagaggaggggccTGGCTCCTCACAGGTCCGCGAGCCTCTGCTGGCCTCTCCCAAGACAGCCCTGGAGCAAGGACACAGTGCACGTCATCCCTGCGGGGTGGCTCTTGCTGGCCGTCAGGAAGGCAGCCGCTAGATGGCTCACAGGACGCCTGGCCCTGGTCCTGTGGGCAGGACTGGATTGCTGCAGGGGACTCGGGCCTGCAATGGCGTGGGTGGAGGGTCAGTGCTGAACGGCAGTGGGAGTGTGTGGTGTCTTCGTGTCAGCAGCGTCAAGGGCCCCTGTGAATCAGCCTCCGTCGGGGTGCCCGGGTGGAGCTGGTAGCACCTGGGCCATGCCCTTGCCTCCCCTGATCTGAAGGGCAGCATCCTGTGAGCGGACCCCGGGGCAGAGTTAGCACCTGTCTTGGCACCAGTGGCTGTATTTCTCCTCAGAGCCTTACCACCCTCCACCACCAAGGAGTCCACAGGTCTCCAGAACTCTGCCCTGGCTATGGGGCCACCTGGGCCCCTGCAGGGAGGCCGTGACACCTGGGCTTCAGGCCACTGTCAGCATTGCCGTGCTCGTGTTCTCCTGAGAGTCCCCCGTAAGAATAGCATGCCCACCATCCTCTCCCCAGAGTGACTAACCCTCTCTGCCGCCTCCTTCCTCAGCAACAGGCAAGACACTGAAGTCAGAAGGCGGGTCGCCGGGGGAGGTCCTGCCCAGGGGGAGCTGTCGCCGCCCAAGGAGGAGCAGGACCAGGCGCTGACTCACTGGAAGCCCTTCCTGGTCAACATGTGCATGGCCACAGTCCTCACGGCCGGCGCGTACCTCTGCTACAGGGTATGTTTTCACTGACAGACGTGCTGGCGAGACCGTGTGCAGAGAGCACTGGCCGACAGCCCGGCGTTAGCATCCAGTGCTGCACGAGGATCTGAGCCAGTCTCAGAAGAAACAGATCAAAGGTTCTTAGAGTCTGGAACTGTGAAGGGCTAACGAGAGGACTGAGGATTGATGCGCTGGGGTTTCAAGGAGCCCTGTGGTCCCAAGAATATGCGAGTCTAATCTCAGGGCCTTAACCTGTTCAGGAGTAAGTAGAGAAAATGCCaaatatgtctctctctctcttttttttttttttggttcgtttttgaaaagaaagaaaaaatagaattacaacACATTGTTGTTTTTAACCTTTATAAAAAGCAGCTTTTTGttatttctggggaaaaaaagactaggCACTTATGAAACTTTCCTGTGCCCTTCGGCGGCGTGAGCAGATCCACCGTTTCTGTTTGATCTCCCAGGGAAAGACTCCGCACTCGCGCTCACGCGAATGTCACTCCTTCGGAGGGGAGGCTCCGGGGGTTTAGGACGCCGTCTTGCTCAGTCCCTTCCTCCGCTGTGCGCACGCACACTGAGCGCGCACGGTGCCTATGAGCTTTCCcgttttaggaagaaaaaaggcCATCTCTAGAAAACAAACCCGGCTTCTGCTTTTGCTCAGGGTGTCCCGCTGGTTTTCTCTCGTCACTTCCCCGCCCGTCCCTTCTTGTTGTGGCCATCCTCTCGTGTTCGGCCCGCCTCACTCCATGCCCCAGACCGAGCTTCCTCGAGGCCCGGCCTCAGGGTCCGAGCTCACCACAGGCTGGCCACCGGCCACTGGCTTTTCACCCTGCCGTCAAGGTCCGGAAGGAGCAGCCTCCACTTCATTTGGAATATAAATTCCGTATTAGTAGAAATCCACGTGTTAGACGTGTGTTGCTGTTGAAGTAACGAGAAGAGAGGATTAGCCTCAAAACTCTGGCCAtgggagccggccccgtggccgagtggttaggttcgtgcactccgcttcagcggcccagggtttcgctggttcgaatcctgggcgcggacatggcaccgcttgtcaggccacgttggggcagcgtcccacatgcca encodes:
- the PTPN1 gene encoding tyrosine-protein phosphatase non-receptor type 1 isoform X4; the encoded protein is MEEAQRSYILTQGPLPNTCGHFWEMVWEQKSRGVVMLNRVMEKGSLKCAQYWPQKEEKEMIFEDTNLKLTLVSEDVKSYYTVRQLELENLTSKETREILHFHYTTWPDFGVPESPASFLNFLFKVRESGSLSLEHGPIVVHCSAGIGRSGTFCLADTCLLLMDKRKDPSSVDIKKVLLEMRRFRMGLIQTADQLRFSYLAVIEGAKFIMGDASVQEQWKELSHEDLEPPPEHVPPPPRPPKRILEPHNGKCKEFFPNHQWVKEATEEDKDDGPIQEETRTPLSVPCSMESNRQDTEVRRRVAGGGPAQGELSPPKEEQDQALTHWKPFLVNMCMATVLTAGAYLCYRFLFNSNT
- the PTPN1 gene encoding tyrosine-protein phosphatase non-receptor type 1 isoform X3 — encoded protein: MCLAFRKYPDIRHEASDFPCRVAKLPKNKNRNRYRDVSPFDHSRIKLHQEDNDYINASLIKMEEAQRSYILTQGPLPNTCGHFWEMVWEQKSRGVVMLNRVMEKGSLKCAQYWPQKEEKEMIFEDTNLKLTLVSEDVKSYYTVRQLELENLTSKETREILHFHYTTWPDFGVPESPASFLNFLFKVRESGSLSLEHGPIVVHCSAGIGRSGTFCLADTCLLLMDKRKDPSSVDIKKVLLEMRRFRMGLIQTADQLRFSYLAVIEGAKFIMGDASVQEQWKELSHEDLEPPPEHVPPPPRPPKRILEPHNGKCKEFFPNHQWVKEATEEDKDDGPIQEETRTPLSVPCSMESNRQDTEVRRRVAGGGPAQGELSPPKEEQDQALTHWKPFLVNMCMATVLTAGAYLCYRFLFNSNT
- the PTPN1 gene encoding tyrosine-protein phosphatase non-receptor type 1 isoform X1, translating into MVLSYFRVGKSCGFLRSLPVTAELREINRGGRKLAVGSLVPCKRGVSLPLSDVCQLLVSLVSCTTALRQSARSPGSGALSCPCGKRKDIRHEASDFPCRVAKLPKNKNRNRYRDVSPFDHSRIKLHQEDNDYINASLIKMEEAQRSYILTQGPLPNTCGHFWEMVWEQKSRGVVMLNRVMEKGSLKCAQYWPQKEEKEMIFEDTNLKLTLVSEDVKSYYTVRQLELENLTSKETREILHFHYTTWPDFGVPESPASFLNFLFKVRESGSLSLEHGPIVVHCSAGIGRSGTFCLADTCLLLMDKRKDPSSVDIKKVLLEMRRFRMGLIQTADQLRFSYLAVIEGAKFIMGDASVQEQWKELSHEDLEPPPEHVPPPPRPPKRILEPHNGKCKEFFPNHQWVKEATEEDKDDGPIQEETRTPLSVPCSMESNRQDTEVRRRVAGGGPAQGELSPPKEEQDQALTHWKPFLVNMCMATVLTAGAYLCYRVCFH
- the PTPN1 gene encoding tyrosine-protein phosphatase non-receptor type 1 isoform X2, producing MEMEKEFEQIDKAGSWAAIYQDIRHEASDFPCRVAKLPKNKNRNRYRDVSPFDHSRIKLHQEDNDYINASLIKMEEAQRSYILTQGPLPNTCGHFWEMVWEQKSRGVVMLNRVMEKGSLKCAQYWPQKEEKEMIFEDTNLKLTLVSEDVKSYYTVRQLELENLTSKETREILHFHYTTWPDFGVPESPASFLNFLFKVRESGSLSLEHGPIVVHCSAGIGRSGTFCLADTCLLLMDKRKDPSSVDIKKVLLEMRRFRMGLIQTADQLRFSYLAVIEGAKFIMGDASVQEQWKELSHEDLEPPPEHVPPPPRPPKRILEPHNGKCKEFFPNHQWVKEATEEDKDDGPIQEETRTPLSVPCSMESNRQDTEVRRRVAGGGPAQGELSPPKEEQDQALTHWKPFLVNMCMATVLTAGAYLCYRFLFNSNT